In the Streptomyces sp. f51 genome, one interval contains:
- a CDS encoding ATP-binding protein — protein MTDRIPEAVSWCLAAGLLAVTVLLVRQRGISARQRRRTGDLAQDLRARDDELRHLAEVRLPVLEDTPYRHHGPGAQDAVPLDTGPLDARLAGTDFAKQLDTVLERFSEAVGHARARADRSAKSALKASMRSIQALANEQQVAIAEMQDRHDHPDILRDLLEIDHTNAQFGRRAQAIAVLCGSWPGRQRSTSALVEVVRGATSRVRDYRRVRVNGQVDIAVESRAVEPVVLAVAELLDNAARHSQPDTTVEVTVQAAHNGACVVVDDAGVGMDAGAVERAAGLLTGRDPVDVTRLGDPPQFGFAVVGVLAARYGFSVSVDTRSPYGGVRAVLFLPAALLTRPVPAAPVPARAVPAPTGGRPPSVPPLPTRRSAEPVGTTTAGGLPKRRRRAPRQPDPVDPAAAPVEDTGERSAEENARRMGAFARGTRTGRAEQDASATPAATPAAPDAPPRPTEGSTQG, from the coding sequence ATGACCGATCGGATACCGGAGGCCGTGTCCTGGTGCCTGGCCGCCGGCCTGCTCGCCGTCACCGTGCTGCTGGTGCGCCAACGCGGGATCAGCGCACGGCAGCGCCGGCGGACCGGCGATCTCGCGCAGGACCTGCGCGCCCGCGACGACGAGCTGCGTCACCTGGCCGAGGTCCGTCTGCCCGTCCTGGAGGACACCCCGTACCGGCACCACGGACCGGGTGCCCAGGACGCCGTCCCCCTCGACACCGGCCCGCTCGACGCCCGGCTGGCCGGCACGGACTTCGCCAAGCAGCTCGACACCGTCCTCGAACGCTTCTCGGAAGCGGTGGGACACGCCCGGGCACGTGCCGACCGGTCCGCGAAGTCCGCGCTCAAGGCCTCCATGCGCTCGATCCAGGCACTCGCCAACGAACAGCAGGTCGCCATCGCCGAGATGCAGGACCGGCACGACCACCCCGACATCCTGCGGGACCTCCTGGAGATCGACCACACCAACGCCCAATTCGGGCGCCGCGCGCAGGCGATCGCCGTCCTGTGCGGCTCCTGGCCCGGACGCCAGCGCAGCACGTCCGCGCTGGTCGAGGTGGTGCGGGGCGCCACCTCACGGGTCCGTGACTACCGGCGCGTGCGTGTCAACGGACAGGTCGACATCGCCGTCGAGAGCCGGGCCGTGGAACCCGTGGTCCTCGCCGTCGCCGAACTGCTGGACAACGCGGCGCGCCACTCGCAGCCCGACACCACCGTCGAGGTCACCGTCCAGGCGGCGCACAACGGCGCCTGCGTGGTCGTCGACGACGCCGGTGTCGGCATGGACGCCGGGGCGGTCGAGCGGGCGGCCGGACTGCTGACCGGCCGCGATCCGGTGGACGTCACCCGGCTCGGCGACCCTCCGCAGTTCGGCTTCGCCGTCGTCGGCGTGCTCGCCGCCCGGTACGGATTCAGCGTCTCGGTGGACACCCGCTCGCCCTACGGCGGTGTCCGGGCGGTGCTGTTCCTGCCCGCCGCCCTGCTCACGCGTCCGGTCCCGGCCGCCCCGGTGCCCGCACGGGCCGTACCGGCGCCGACGGGCGGGAGACCGCCGTCCGTGCCGCCGCTGCCCACCCGGCGGTCGGCCGAGCCCGTCGGGACGACCACGGCCGGCGGCCTGCCGAAGCGGCGGCGCAGAGCCCCGCGGCAGCCGGACCCGGTGGATCCGGCCGCCGCACCCGTCGAGGACACCGGCGAACGGTCGGCCGAGGAGAACGCGCGGCGCATGGGCGCGTTCGCCCGCGGCACCCGCACCGGCCGCGCGGAGCAGGACGCCTCGGCGACCCCGGCGGCCACCCCCGCGGCCCCGGACGCCCCACCCCGTCCGACCGAAGGGAGCACACAGGGATGA
- a CDS encoding roadblock/LC7 domain-containing protein, protein MTAPMTNELGWMLDEVLKVPEARHAILLSADGMLRAHSADIGRDDAERLAAGLSGVQSISRSTAEFCGSPDTPWRQTLIEFAHGYVFLVAAGEGTHLAVSTTGDVDIEAVTYRMHKMVDRLGKELASPARQDTGRPA, encoded by the coding sequence ATGACCGCGCCCATGACCAACGAGCTGGGGTGGATGCTCGACGAGGTCCTGAAGGTGCCCGAAGCGCGGCACGCGATCCTGCTGTCCGCCGACGGCATGCTCCGCGCCCACTCCGCGGACATCGGCCGGGACGACGCCGAGCGGCTGGCCGCCGGTCTGTCCGGGGTCCAGTCGATCAGCCGCAGCACCGCCGAGTTCTGCGGCAGCCCGGACACGCCGTGGCGGCAGACCCTGATCGAGTTCGCGCACGGCTACGTCTTCCTCGTCGCGGCGGGCGAGGGCACCCATCTCGCGGTGTCCACGACCGGGGACGTCGACATCGAGGCGGTCACCTACCGCATGCACAAGATGGTCGACCGGCTCGGCAAGGAACTGGCCAGCCCCGCCCGGCAGGACACCGGCAGACCGGCATGA
- a CDS encoding DUF742 domain-containing protein yields MTPPGGRPGERLVRSYVVTGGRSRPSRNTLDLVTLLIAAAGPPLTGLSPEKRRLMELCRPGALSLAEVAAHLELPVSVTKVLVADLMDSGHLVTRAPIPSAGPPSDTRVLKEVLDGLRSRL; encoded by the coding sequence ATGACACCGCCCGGCGGTCGTCCCGGGGAACGGCTGGTGCGCTCGTACGTCGTCACCGGCGGGCGTTCGCGGCCCTCGCGCAACACTCTCGACCTCGTCACCCTGCTGATCGCCGCCGCGGGGCCGCCGCTCACCGGACTGAGCCCCGAGAAACGGCGGCTGATGGAGCTGTGCCGGCCCGGTGCTCTGTCCCTGGCCGAGGTGGCGGCCCATCTGGAGCTGCCCGTGAGCGTCACCAAGGTGCTGGTCGCCGACCTGATGGACAGCGGTCACCTCGTCACCCGCGCGCCGATCCCCTCCGCCGGGCCGCCGTCCGACACCCGCGTCCTCAAGGAGGTGCTCGATGGACTGCGCTCCCGCCTCTGA
- a CDS encoding ATP/GTP-binding protein: MDCAPASETVYLPEGVRTAVKLLVVGHFAVGKTTFVGALSEIPPLRTEEVMTQVGASVDDLVGVRGKTTTTVALDFGRVTLNDSLVLYLFGTPGQRRFTGLWRDLTRGALGALVLADTRRLDHSFEVMGLLEELGLPYAVALNDFDGMPEHGLDEVREALDLPPATPLLRCDARDRISATETLIALVTHLLARTGDLENA, translated from the coding sequence ATGGACTGCGCTCCCGCCTCTGAGACCGTGTACCTGCCCGAGGGGGTGCGGACCGCCGTGAAGCTGCTGGTCGTCGGCCACTTCGCGGTCGGCAAGACCACGTTCGTCGGCGCGCTGTCCGAGATACCCCCGCTGCGCACCGAGGAGGTCATGACCCAAGTCGGCGCATCCGTTGACGACTTGGTGGGCGTGCGGGGCAAGACCACCACCACGGTGGCCCTCGACTTCGGCCGTGTCACCCTCAACGACAGCCTGGTCCTCTACCTGTTCGGCACCCCCGGACAGCGACGCTTCACCGGACTCTGGCGGGACCTGACCCGCGGAGCGCTCGGCGCCCTCGTCCTCGCCGACACCCGGCGCCTCGACCACTCCTTCGAAGTCATGGGCCTGCTTGAGGAGTTGGGGCTCCCCTACGCCGTCGCCCTGAACGACTTCGACGGCATGCCCGAGCACGGCCTCGACGAGGTGCGCGAGGCTCTCGACCTGCCGCCCGCCACCCCGCTGCTGCGCTGCGACGCCCGCGACCGGATCTCCGCCACCGAGACGCTGATCGCCCTCGTCACTCATCTGCTGGCCCGCACCGGCGACTTGGAGAACGCGTGA
- a CDS encoding cytochrome P450, which yields MRAEPPPGCPAHQPLYGPEFASDPASVYRRLRASGPTARVEIAPGVRATLVTGYEAALHVLRSPETFSKDPRHWRDLADGTVPADSPVLPMMTYRPSALFSDGEEHARLRGAITDTLARVESSTLRGYAERGADTLIDRFAPRGTADLLGEYAQVLPLLVFNHLFGCPAGHGVRLVEGMSGMFDGVDAGKAHELLVATLLDLVELKRRRPAADMTSWLMEHPAGLTDEELIHTLAVLMGAGTEPQQNLIANALRLLLSDDRFAGDLSGGTLPVEDALDEVLWTDPPIANYAVHYPLYDVVYEGSALRAGEPLVVSLAAANTDPALTSRRRTGNRAHLAWSAGPHTCPAQGPARLIASVAVERLLDRVPDVELAVPVEELRRRPGPFHRALAALPVAFPPAPTVGRTGDGQAGDGRTGDARTDTAGRSPSEPFVPPASGPWTPGTGRPRSAWARTAAWWRGE from the coding sequence GTGAGAGCCGAACCGCCCCCCGGCTGCCCGGCCCATCAGCCCTTGTACGGGCCGGAGTTCGCGTCCGATCCCGCCTCGGTCTACCGGCGGCTCCGCGCGTCGGGGCCGACCGCGCGCGTGGAGATCGCCCCCGGCGTCCGGGCCACCCTGGTCACCGGGTACGAGGCCGCGCTGCACGTCCTGCGCAGCCCGGAGACCTTCTCCAAGGACCCGCGGCACTGGCGTGATCTCGCCGACGGGACCGTCCCGGCGGACAGCCCGGTCCTCCCGATGATGACGTACCGGCCCAGCGCCCTGTTCAGCGACGGCGAGGAGCACGCCCGGCTGCGGGGCGCGATCACCGACACGCTCGCCCGCGTCGAGTCCTCCACCCTGCGCGGCTACGCCGAACGCGGCGCCGACACCCTCATCGACCGGTTCGCTCCGCGCGGCACGGCGGATCTGCTCGGCGAGTACGCGCAGGTCCTGCCGCTGCTCGTGTTCAACCACCTCTTCGGCTGCCCCGCCGGGCACGGGGTCCGGCTGGTCGAGGGCATGTCCGGCATGTTCGACGGGGTGGACGCCGGGAAGGCGCACGAACTGCTCGTCGCCACGCTGCTCGACCTGGTCGAGCTCAAGCGGCGCAGACCGGCCGCGGACATGACCTCCTGGCTGATGGAGCACCCGGCCGGACTGACCGACGAGGAGCTGATCCACACCCTCGCCGTGCTGATGGGAGCGGGGACCGAACCGCAGCAGAACCTGATCGCGAACGCCCTGCGGCTGCTGCTGTCCGACGACCGCTTCGCCGGCGACCTGTCCGGCGGCACCCTGCCCGTGGAGGACGCCCTCGACGAGGTGCTCTGGACCGACCCGCCGATCGCCAACTACGCGGTGCACTATCCGCTGTACGACGTCGTGTACGAGGGAAGCGCGCTGCGCGCCGGAGAGCCGCTGGTGGTGAGCCTCGCCGCCGCGAACACCGATCCCGCCCTGACGAGCCGTCGGCGTACGGGCAATCGCGCCCACTTGGCCTGGAGCGCCGGTCCGCACACGTGTCCCGCGCAGGGCCCGGCCCGGCTGATCGCGTCCGTCGCGGTCGAGCGGCTCCTGGACCGGGTCCCCGACGTGGAACTGGCGGTTCCCGTGGAGGAACTGCGCCGGCGTCCCGGCCCGTTCCACCGCGCGCTCGCCGCGCTGCCGGTCGCATTTCCGCCCGCCCCAACCGTCGGACGGACCGGGGACGGACAGGCCGGGGACGGACGGACCGGGGACGCACGCACCGACACCGCGGGACGGTCGCCGTCCGAGCCCTTCGTACCGCCCGCGTCCGGGCCGTGGACGCCCGGGACCGGCCGCCCGCGGAGCGCCTGGGCGCGGACGGCGGCCTGGTGGCGCGGTGAGTGA
- a CDS encoding cytochrome P450: MAEPRPLVIDATGRDIHGEAARIRERGPLARVELPGGVQAWAVSGPELLKRLLTDPRVSKDAAQHWPLLASGAITPEWPLFAWVATENMFTAYGGEHRRLRTLVSKAFTARRTAALQPRIEEITRELLDRVAKAGRGAQVVDLREEFCYPLPIQVISELFGLPEDRGPELRELVDSMFDTSAEPGEMTAAYGRLLVVLAELVAAKRKSPGDDLTSGLIAARDDTNGTALSEQELLDTLILMVSAGHETTVNLIDNAVHALLTRPEQLAHVREGRAGWDDVVEETLRADAPVASLPLRYAVEDIALSELGGPDGVVIARGEAILAAYAAAGRDPERHGKDADLFDVTRADKEHLAFGHGVHRCLGAPLGRLEARIALPALFGRFPDLRLAVPEEELRPVDSFISNGHRSLPVHLA, encoded by the coding sequence ATGGCAGAACCACGTCCTTTGGTGATCGACGCGACCGGACGCGACATCCATGGAGAGGCCGCCCGGATCCGCGAGAGAGGACCACTGGCCCGGGTGGAGCTTCCCGGCGGTGTGCAGGCCTGGGCGGTGAGCGGCCCCGAGTTGCTGAAGCGGCTGCTCACCGATCCCCGGGTGTCCAAGGACGCCGCGCAGCACTGGCCCCTGCTGGCGAGCGGCGCGATCACGCCCGAGTGGCCGCTGTTCGCCTGGGTGGCCACGGAGAACATGTTCACCGCGTACGGGGGTGAGCACCGCCGCCTGCGCACCCTGGTCTCCAAGGCGTTCACCGCCCGCAGGACGGCGGCGCTCCAGCCGCGCATCGAGGAGATCACCCGGGAGCTGCTGGACCGCGTGGCGAAGGCCGGGCGCGGGGCCCAGGTCGTCGACCTGCGCGAGGAGTTCTGCTATCCCCTCCCGATCCAGGTGATCAGCGAACTGTTCGGACTGCCCGAGGACCGGGGCCCCGAGCTGCGCGAGCTGGTGGACAGCATGTTCGACACCTCCGCGGAACCGGGCGAGATGACGGCGGCCTACGGCCGGCTGCTCGTCGTCCTGGCCGAACTCGTCGCCGCCAAGCGGAAGTCACCCGGCGACGACCTGACCTCCGGGCTCATCGCGGCCCGCGACGACACGAACGGCACCGCGCTCAGCGAGCAGGAACTGCTCGACACCCTGATCCTCATGGTCAGCGCCGGTCACGAGACGACGGTCAACCTCATCGACAACGCCGTGCACGCCCTGCTCACCCGCCCCGAACAGCTCGCCCATGTCCGGGAGGGCCGCGCGGGCTGGGACGACGTGGTGGAGGAGACCCTGCGCGCGGACGCGCCGGTCGCGAGCCTGCCGCTGCGGTACGCCGTCGAGGACATCGCCCTCTCCGAACTCGGCGGCCCCGACGGCGTCGTGATCGCCCGGGGCGAGGCGATCCTCGCGGCGTACGCCGCCGCCGGGCGTGATCCGGAGCGCCATGGCAAGGACGCCGACCTGTTCGACGTGACCCGCGCCGACAAGGAGCACCTCGCCTTCGGCCACGGTGTGCACCGCTGCCTCGGGGCGCCGCTGGGCCGCCTGGAGGCCCGGATCGCGCTTCCGGCCCTGTTCGGACGCTTTCCGGACCTGCGGCTCGCCGTCCCGGAGGAGGAGCTGAGGCCGGTGGACTCCTTCATCTCCAACGGCCACCGCTCCCTGCCCGTGCACCTCGCCTGA
- a CDS encoding DUF6114 domain-containing protein yields the protein MSAEAQKDETLDVRETFRRWRANRPFWGGLLLALGGAEILLTEKASLKVVLHIGMQGLAGYLLPTTMLLCGLLILFNPTQRLFYSLLGILLSLGTWVTSNLGGFFVGLLLGAVGSCLAFGWLPDQEPRRRLLRREHA from the coding sequence ATGAGTGCCGAGGCGCAGAAGGACGAGACCCTGGACGTGCGGGAGACCTTCCGGCGGTGGCGCGCGAACCGCCCGTTCTGGGGCGGGCTGCTGCTCGCCCTGGGAGGGGCGGAGATCCTCCTCACCGAGAAGGCGTCCCTGAAGGTCGTCCTGCACATCGGGATGCAGGGCCTCGCGGGGTATCTGCTGCCCACCACGATGCTGCTGTGCGGCCTGCTGATCCTCTTCAACCCGACCCAGCGGCTGTTCTACTCCCTGCTGGGCATCCTGCTGTCGCTCGGCACCTGGGTCACCTCCAACCTCGGCGGCTTCTTCGTCGGCCTGCTCCTCGGAGCCGTCGGCAGCTGCCTCGCCTTCGGCTGGCTCCCCGACCAGGAGCCGCGCCGGCGGCTGCTGCGCCGCGAGCACGCCTGA
- a CDS encoding DUF6230 family protein, which produces MASSPDATASNGSTPENPESGSAAAGQDRRGRVRLRRAAVMAVPATVVAAGLMIATAQGALGVQFAISGMPFTVTATELNGTGFEQFGGLDNMADDSPNAGDTGGQVLIVTSAIKNATLDHLCQSVDLGGTNLLITAGSGSDKVQATNLTTDSTELSGNASFNNIEIGNDASTLDKAGVQGPKGVFSQQADTVRIANLRQTNYATTAGVFKLPGLKLRFSDTGC; this is translated from the coding sequence ATGGCCTCGTCCCCGGACGCCACGGCGTCCAACGGTTCCACGCCCGAGAACCCGGAAAGCGGTTCAGCCGCCGCCGGACAGGACAGACGCGGGCGGGTCCGGCTGCGCCGCGCCGCCGTGATGGCGGTACCGGCCACCGTGGTCGCCGCGGGACTGATGATCGCGACGGCGCAGGGCGCCCTCGGCGTCCAGTTCGCCATCTCCGGCATGCCCTTCACGGTCACCGCGACCGAGCTGAACGGCACCGGCTTCGAGCAGTTCGGCGGCCTCGACAACATGGCCGACGACAGCCCCAACGCGGGCGACACCGGCGGCCAGGTCCTCATCGTCACCTCGGCGATCAAGAACGCGACACTGGACCACCTGTGCCAGAGCGTCGACCTGGGGGGCACGAACCTGCTCATCACCGCCGGCAGCGGGTCGGACAAGGTCCAGGCGACCAACCTGACCACCGACTCCACGGAGCTGTCGGGCAACGCCTCCTTCAACAACATCGAGATCGGCAACGACGCCAGCACGCTCGACAAGGCCGGGGTCCAGGGCCCCAAGGGCGTGTTCAGCCAGCAGGCCGACACCGTGCGCATCGCGAACCTGCGCCAGACCAACTACGCGACCACAGCAGGGGTGTTCAAGCTCCCCGGTCTCAAGCTCCGCTTCAGCGACACAGGCTGCTGA
- a CDS encoding Tat pathway signal sequence domain protein, which produces MRTRTLLALAGAVAALSASAVVPASADDVAVLTTGSAAGTPVAVGDVLAASLASGTNATLYSSSTGTSGVSCSASTFTATAADNPASPGTATESLTGQTFNASSCSSNVVGVLGVTSITVDNLPYSTAVGSDGSVTVTPAAGSTIQTTVKLRSLLGTLTCVYRANSLTGTADNSDNSINFTSQQFTKFSGSSLCFANGYFTAKYAPVTDTSQTGSPAVFVN; this is translated from the coding sequence ATGCGCACTCGCACCCTGCTCGCCCTCGCCGGAGCCGTCGCGGCCCTCTCGGCCTCCGCCGTCGTCCCCGCCTCCGCCGACGACGTCGCGGTCCTCACCACCGGCAGCGCCGCCGGGACCCCCGTCGCCGTCGGTGACGTCCTCGCCGCCTCGCTGGCGAGCGGCACCAACGCCACGCTCTACTCCAGCAGCACCGGCACGAGCGGCGTCTCCTGTTCCGCGTCGACCTTCACCGCGACCGCCGCCGACAACCCGGCGTCCCCCGGCACGGCCACCGAGTCCCTCACCGGCCAGACCTTCAACGCCAGTTCGTGCAGCAGCAACGTCGTCGGCGTCCTCGGCGTCACCAGCATCACCGTCGACAACCTGCCCTACAGCACCGCGGTGGGATCCGACGGAAGCGTCACGGTCACCCCGGCCGCCGGCTCCACCATCCAGACCACGGTCAAGCTGCGTTCGCTGCTGGGCACGCTGACCTGCGTCTACCGGGCCAACAGCCTGACGGGCACGGCGGACAACAGCGACAACAGCATCAACTTCACCAGCCAGCAGTTCACCAAGTTCTCGGGCTCGTCCCTCTGCTTCGCGAACGGCTACTTCACCGCGAAGTACGCCCCCGTGACCGACACCAGCCAGACGGGCAGCCCGGCGGTATTCGTCAACTGA
- a CDS encoding lytic polysaccharide monooxygenase: MTAYRTATAAAVALAAPLLLTTWAAGTASAHGAPTSPVSRVYACSPEGGSQNRTAACRAAIAANGAPFTAWDNLRVGGVDGRDRSVIPDGKLCSGNLPAYKGLDLARADFPATRLTAGAALTMKYSSTIAHQGTFKLYLTKQGYSPTRPLKWSDLPEKPFASVTDPALVAGAYRIRATLPSGRTGRQMLFTIWQNSSTPDTYYSCSDVVFSGGSGASKPATSSGTSGTTASGSAGKSAKASPKATRSATATPSPSTVSAPADSPSSTAGPAAEKAGTDHLAPAAENTSGGGPALPMVAGGAGAALLLTAGVAVVLRRRQ, from the coding sequence ATGACCGCCTACCGCACCGCCACCGCGGCCGCCGTCGCCCTGGCGGCTCCGCTGCTGCTCACCACGTGGGCCGCGGGGACCGCGTCGGCGCACGGCGCGCCGACGTCTCCGGTCAGCCGCGTGTACGCGTGCTCGCCCGAGGGCGGCAGCCAGAACCGGACGGCTGCCTGCCGGGCGGCGATCGCCGCGAACGGCGCTCCCTTCACCGCGTGGGACAACCTGCGGGTGGGCGGGGTCGACGGCCGGGACCGTTCGGTGATCCCGGACGGAAAGCTGTGCAGCGGCAACCTGCCCGCCTACAAGGGACTCGACCTGGCCCGCGCCGACTTCCCGGCGACCCGTCTGACGGCCGGGGCGGCCCTGACGATGAAGTACAGCTCGACGATCGCGCACCAGGGAACGTTCAAGCTCTATCTGACCAAGCAGGGTTACAGCCCGACGCGGCCGCTGAAGTGGTCCGACCTGCCGGAGAAACCGTTCGCGTCGGTCACCGACCCGGCGCTGGTCGCCGGCGCCTACCGCATCAGGGCCACGCTGCCCTCCGGCCGTACCGGCCGCCAGATGCTGTTCACGATCTGGCAGAACTCCAGCACGCCGGACACGTACTACTCCTGCTCGGACGTCGTGTTCTCCGGCGGGAGCGGAGCCTCGAAGCCGGCCACGAGCAGCGGGACTTCGGGGACCACGGCGAGCGGCTCCGCCGGCAAGAGCGCCAAGGCGTCGCCCAAGGCGACCCGGTCGGCGACCGCCACACCCAGCCCCTCGACGGTCTCGGCCCCGGCCGACTCTCCGTCCAGCACGGCCGGTCCGGCCGCCGAGAAGGCGGGCACCGACCATCTGGCACCCGCCGCCGAGAACACCTCGGGCGGCGGTCCCGCCCTCCCCATGGTCGCCGGCGGGGCGGGAGCGGCGCTGCTGCTCACCGCCGGCGTCGCCGTGGTGCTGCGACGCCGGCAGTGA